The Streptomyces sp. V3I7 genome segment CCCGTCCGCCGAGGCTCACTTGCCGTGTCGGAAGAGTCAGTCCGCGGCCGTACGGCACTCCGGGTGGCCCCAGCCCTGAGGGTTCTTGGCGATGGACTCGCCGGCCGCGTAGGAGCGCCCGCACACGCAGCGGCCGGCGAACTTGGCCTTGAGCGTGCGCGAGGAGGAACCCGAACCGGCCTTGGCGCGGGGCGACTTGCGGCGCGGGGCGGCGGCCGGGGTGTCCGGGGAGGGGGGCGGAACCGGGGAGCCGAGGGCGCTTCCGGCGGACTCCTGGACCGAGGCGGCCTGGCTGGCGGCGCGGTCGGCGAAGTCGTTCAGCGGGTCGCCGTCGACCTGGTGGGCGGCGACGTAGCGGAACTCGACGGAGCGGCCGTCGAGCAGCTCGTCGATGCGCACGACCAGTTCCCGGTTGGCGACGGGCTTGCCCGCGGCTGTCTTCCAGCCGTTGCGCTTCCAGCCGGGCAGCCAGGTGGTGACGGCCTTCATGGCGTACTGCGAGTCCATCCGGATCTCGATCGGCACGTCGGGGTCGGTCGCCGTCAACAGCTGTTCCAGCGCCGTCAGTTCGGCGACGTTGTTGGTCGCCCGGCCGAGCGGCCCCGCCTCCCAGCGGGAGGGAGTCCGCTCGTCCTCGGAGACGACCCAGGCCCAGCCCGCCGGTCCGGGGTTTCCCTTCGAAGCCCCGTCGCACGCGGCCACAACACGTTCACGCATACGACGATCATGCCATGGCCCCAGGGGCCGCCCGGCAGCCGGTCAGACGGGCCGGGTGGCCGGCATCTCGCCCTCGGTGGTGGTGATGTCGATGACCGAGAAGTTGGCGCCCTGGGGGTCGGTGAGCGCGGCGAACCGGCCGAAGGGGGTGGTGACCGGCCCGAACCGCAGGACGGCGCCCTGCCCGGTCGCCTTGGACACGGCCTCGTCGCAGTCGTCGACGGTGAAGTACACGTTGATGTAGGAGGGCACCTCGGGCGGGAACTCGTCGGTCATCCTCATCCGGCCGAGGACCGTCTCGTCGCCGACGTCGAAGATCCGGAAGTCGACCGCGTCGTCCTCCATCTGCTTGGCCGTGTAGGGGAAGACCTCGGTGAAGAACGCGTCCGTCTTCTCGGGTTCGCGGGTGAACACCTCGGCCCAGCAGTACGCGCCCGGCGTTCCCTTGGCCTCGAAGCCCTCGTGGGTGCCGGGCTGCCACACGCCGAAGACGGCGCCGCTGGGCTCCCGGGCCAGGCACATGGTGCCGAACTCGCCGACCTCCATCGGTTCCATCAGGACCTCGCCGCCGTGCTCACGGATCTTCGCGGCGGTCGCGGCGGCGTCCGGCGACGAGAAGTACAGGCACCACTGGGACTGGCCCTCCTGGCCGGGCATCGGCGGGACCACGGCCGCGACCGCCTTGCCGTCCACCGAGGCCTCGGTGTAGTTGCCGTACTCCGACGCCGCTCCGCCGAAGTCCCAGCCGAGGACGTCGCCGTAGAAGCGTTTGGCTCCGTCGATGTCGGTGAACATCGCATCGGCCCAGCAGGGGGTTCCTTCAGGTTGTACGGCCATGGTGCGACCCTCTCCCGTTCGACGGACTGTCCGAATCATCACGCTAGTCACCCGGGCGGCGGCCCGCGCGCCGAACATCCGGAGGCGCCCCGGGGCCGGTCGGGCGGGGACGCCGGACACTGGGAGAGAGAGGGAGGGAGGGATGGACGGATTGCGGCGCGAGGGCGCGCGGTCCTCCGCAGGATGTCTTCCACGGGACGGGGACACGGTATGGCGGGCTCGACGACGGCGGGGACGACGATGCGCGCGTGGACGGTGTGGCAGCCCGCCCCGGTCGAGGAGGATCCGCTGCGCCTCGTCGAGCGGCCGGTGCCCGTCCCCGGCCCGGGCGAGCTGCTGGTCCACGTCCGCGCGTGCGGGGTGTGCCGTACCGACCTGCACGTCGCCGAGGGGGATCTGCCGGTGCGCCGGGAGGGGGTCACGCCCGGGCACGAGGTGGTCGGGGTGGTCGCCGGGCTCGGGGCGGGCGTCGAGGGCTTCGCCGAGGGCGACCGGGTCGGCGTGGCCTGGTTGCGGCACACCGACGGCACGTGCGCGTACTGCCTGCGGGGCGCCGAGAACCTGTGCCCGCGCTCGGAGTACACCGGCTGGGACGCCGACGGCGGTTACGCGGAGTACACGACCGTCCCGGCGGACTTCGCCTACCGGCTGCCCGGCTCCGTGGACGACGTGAGCCTGGCGCCGCTGCTGTGCGCGGGGATCATCGGCTACCGCGCGCTGCGGCGCACGTCGCTGCCGCCGGGCGGCCGGCTCGGGCTGTACGGCTTCGGGGGGAGCGCGCATCTGTGCGCGCAACTGGCGCTCGCCGAGAGCGCCACGGTGCACGTCCTGACGCGCGGCGCGGCCGCCCGGCGCCTGGCCCGCGCGCTGGGCGCGGCCTCGGCGCGCGACGCGTACGACGCGCCACCGGAGCCGCTGGACGGCGCGATCCTGTTCGCGCCGGTCGGCGACCTGGTCCCGCTCGCCCTGCGGGCGCTCGACCGGGGCGGGGTACTGTCCGTCGCCGGTATCCATCTGAGCGACGTACCGCCGCTGCACTACGAGAGCGACCTCTTCTACGAGAAGGAACTGCGCAGCGTCACCTCCAACACGCGCGCGGACGGCCGTGAGTTCCTGGTGCTCGCCACGCTCCACGGGGTGCGGGCGACGACCCACACGTACCCGCTCTCCCAGGCGCTTCAGGCCCTGAAGGACCTCAAGGCGGGCCGTTTCGACGGTGCCGCTGTGCTGGTCAACGATCTTTCCTGAGATCAAACCCCGCGGGGACCCGGGCGCGGAAGCGGAGGACCGGCGCGTGATCACGCGCGGCTCCGCGTGCTCCTCCCGATCACGGGTTTGTCCACCCACGGCATGAAACCGCCCCCTTCGCGCTGTACCCCCTCCTCGTCCCGGCTGTTTGGCTTGTCCCAGCACACCCCACTTGTCCACTCACAACGATCCGGTCACCCGTGTTCTCCTCCCGGGAGGGAATGTGTCCGCTCCGGACAGTGCCACCGGTTCCGCCGTCGACGACCCCGCCCCCGGTCCCGCGCCCGACGCCCCGGGCAACGGACAGCTCACCGGCAGAGCAGTCCGATGAACCGCACGGGCGAGGAGAACAGACGCTGCCGGGCGGGTACGTCGACTACGGCCGGCGCGTCAGCACGTTCACCGGACCGCCGACACCAGGCCGGCCTGCCCGAGGAGTACCAGCCCGGCCTGAACGTGCGCTTCATGGGCATCGACACGGCCGCGATCACCAACGAACGTCCAGCTCGGCCGGACGGCCGACTGACGGTGTGGAGCGACGCATGACTGCACCCCCCAACACCTACACGCTGCCCGGCCCGCCGAACCTGGCCCGCAGCCTGCGGCCCGAGCGGCGCACCGGGGCGATCCCCGGGCTGCTGTACCGGCCCGCGGTCCCCGCCGACGCGGAGAAGGTTCGGGAGATCGATGTCCGGCTGGAGGCCTGGGCCCGCGAGCTCGACCTCTTCCCGGCCGCCTGGCAAGGGGACTTCGCGGGCTTCCAGTTCGGCCGGGCCGTGGTGCTCCAGCATCCCGGGGCGCTCGACCTGGACCGGCTCACGGCCGCCGGGAAGCTGCTGCTGGCCGAGAACGTCGTGGACTCCTGCTACTGCGAGGAGGACGAGGGCCGGGGCGGGGCGCGCCGGGGCCTGGGCGGCCGGCTGATCCTGGCCCAGTCGGCGATCGATCCGTACCACGGCGTCCCGGAGTTGGAGGAGGAGTGGCGCGAGGGCATGCGGGCGGACGGTCCCTTGCGCTCGTACCACTTCGCGCTCCAGGACTTCTCCTCCTTCGCCACGCCCAGCCAGACCGACCGGTTCGTGCACGACATCGCCCGGCTGCACCTGGGCTATCTGGCCGAGGCCGCGTGGGCGGAGACCCGGTACGTGCCGCGGGTCTGGGAGTACCTGGTGATGCGGCAGTTCAACAACTTCCGTCCCTGTCTGTCGATCGTCGACGCCGTGGACGGCTACGAACTGCCCGAGCAGGTCTACGCCCGGCCGGAGATCCAGCGGATCACCGCCCTGGCCTGCAACGCCACCACGATCGTCAACGACCTGTACTCCTTCACCAAGGAGCTGGCGAGCGACCCGGACCATCTCAATCTGCCGCAGGTCGTCGCCGCCAACGACCGGTGCGGGCTGAAGGGCGCGTATCTGAAGGCCGTCGAGATCCACAACCGGATCATGGAGGCCTTCGAGGAGGAGTCCGCCCTCCTGTCCGCCACCTCGCCTCTCGTGGAGCGCTACGCCCGGGGGCTCGCCGCCTGGGTGTCGGGCAACCACGAGTGGCACGCCACCAACACCCATCGCTACCACCTGCCCGACTACTGGTGAAAGAACCAGCTTCTCCGAAACACCGTCAGATGCAGAACGAGGAGTCACTGTTGACCACCGCCCCCGTCGCCGCCCGGTCCGCGACCGCACCGGTACCGACCCAGTCCACGTATCAGAACCGCGTCGCGGACTACTGGAACGCCGAGGAAAACCCGGTCAACCTCGAACTCGGACAGATCGACGACCTCTACCACCACCACTACGGCGTCGGGGAGGCCGACTGGTCGGTGCTCGACGAGGCCGACCCCGCCCTGCGCCGGGATCGGATCACCGCCGAACTCCACCGTCTGGAGCACGCCCAGGCCGAACTGCTCGCCGCGCACCTCGGACCGCTCACGCCGGCCGACCGCGTCTTCGACGCCGGCTGCGGGCGCGGCGGCGGCAGCATCACGGCGAACCTGCGGTACGGCTGCCACGCCGACGGCGTCACGATCTCCGCCAAGCAGGCCGACTTCGCCAACGAGCAGGCGCGCAGGCGGGACGTCGCCGACAAGGTGCGCTACCACCTCCGCAACATGCTCGACACCGGCTTCGAGACCGGCGCGTACGCGGCCTCGTGGAACAACGAGTCCACGATGTACGTCGAGTTGGACCTGCTCTTCGCCGAGCACGCCCGGCTGCTGCGCCGCGGCGGACGCTACGTCACGATCACCGGCTGTTACAACGACACCTACGGCCGGGCCTCGCGCGAGGTGTCGCTCATCAACGCCCACTACATCTGTGACATCCACCCCAGGTCGGAGTACTTCCGGGCGATGGCCCGCAACCGCCTGGTGCCCGTCCATGTCGAGGACCTCACGGCGGCCACGATCCCGTACTGGGAACTGCGCAAACAGGCCGACCACCTGGTCACCGGCGTCGAGGACACCTTCCTCGACGCCTACCGCAACGGCAGCTTCCAGTACCTGCTGATCGCGGCCGACCGGGTCTGACGGGTGGGAGCGGGGGGCGGTGCCGTGGCGGCGCCGCCCCGTCGCCGTGCGGTACTGCCGCCGTGCCGCGCTGCCGCCGGGAAATCCGGTCGACAGCAGGGGAGCGGACCGCTGCAATGGCTCGCATGTGTGCCCAGAAGATGCGCCCCGACGAAGTGGACATAGACCCCGCGCTCGTCCACCGGCTCATCGCCGCGCAGTTCCCCGTGTGGGCGTCGCTGCCCGTGGAGCGGCTGGATTCGTCCGGTACGGAGAACGCCATGTTCCGGCTGGGCGCCGATCTGGTGGTACGACTGCCCCGCTATCCCGGGGCTGTGGCGGACGTGGCTCACGAGCAGCTCTGGCTGCCCCGGCTGGGGCCACTGCTGCCGGTGGCGACGCCCGAGCCGCTCGGACGGGGCGAGCCCGGCGAGGACTTCCCGTGGCCGTGGTCCGTGTACCGGTGGCTGGAGGGACGGAATCCGGTCGCCGGGGCGGTGGAAGAACCCGAGCAACTGGCCAAGGAACTGGGGGCGTTCGTCGCTGCCCTGCGCCGGATCGACCGGCACGGCGCCCCGGCGAACCACCGGGGCGTCCCCCTCGCCACCCGGGACGCGGAGACCCGCGAGGCCATCGCCCGGCTGGACGGACGCATCGACACGGCCGCGGTCACCGCGCTGTGGGAGGAGGCCCTGCGCGTACCGGAGCACACCGGCCCGCCCGTGTGGGCGCACGCCGACCTCTCCCCCGGCAATGTGCTGGTCGCGGCGGGACGGCTCGGCGCCGTCATCGACTTCGGCACCGCGGGCGTGGGCGACCCGGCCGTCGACCTGATCGTGGCGTGGAACCTGCTGCCGGCTTCGGCCCGGCCCGCCTTCTGGGAGGCGGTGGGCGCGGGCGACGCCGAGTGGGCGCGCGGCCGGGGCTGGGCGCTGTCGATCTCACTGATCCAGCTCCCGTACTACTGGGACACCAACCCCCGGCTGGCGGAGAACTCACGGCATGTGATCGGCGAACTCCTGGCCGAGTGAGCTGAATGACTCCTGGCCGAGTGAGCTGAATGAGCCGAGTGAGCCGAGTGGCCGCTCACGCGCCCGCGTACGCCTTCCTCAGCTCGGCGATGTCGAGCTTGCCCATCGACATCATGGCCTGGGTAGCGCGGAGCGCCTTCTGCGGGTCCGCGTCGCCGATCATCTCGATGAGGCCCTCGGGGATGACCTGCCAGGACACGCCGTACTTGTCCTTGAGCCAGCCGCAGGGGCCGCCCTCGCCGCCGTTCTCGGTGAGCTTGTTCCAGTAGTAGTCGACCTCCTCCTGGTCGGCGCAGAAGATCTGGAACGAGATCGCCTCGGTGAACTTGAACTCCGGGCCGCCGTTGAGGCCGACGAACTTCTGCCCGTTCGCCGTGAACTCGATGGTCAGCACGGAACCGGGGGCGCCCATGGTGGCCTCGTTGTGGCGCTCGATCCGGCCGATGCTGGAGTTCTTGAAGACCGACACGTAGAAGTGGGCGGCCTCCTCGGCCTGGCCGTCGAACCACAGGCACGTGGTGAATCCGTCGGTGCTGCTCATGGGTTCCTCCTCGATCAGGGAACGCGGGATCGCGGTTCATCTGTACCGACCGGTCCGCGCCGCGAATCTCATCGGTCGGGCGGCTGCTTCATCCGGACGAGCGAGCCGGGCCCGGCGCCCCGCCGCTCGCGGGGCGCTCGTCGGGCATGTCGGATTCCGCCCTACTGGCCCTGGCCACAAGGGAGATGAATCGCGCCACTGAGCGTTCCGTCGCGACGAGTCAGGCATGGACATCGGGGTTCCGGGTATCCGGCCAGCCACGAAACCTGGACAGGGGCCGGCACTGAGCGGCCGTGGAGGCAGACGTCGAACCATGACATTGGGAGAGGCAATGACAACCGCCGGGATCCGGCAGGGAACAGTGGTCGCCGAGTCTGAGCAGAACGCGCTGCCAGGAATCAAGGACCCCAGCACCATCGCTCCACGGGACGCGAGGCAGTTGTCCCGCCAGTTCTTCAAGCGGCTGGACGAGCTGGAGGAGGGCACCCACGAGTACCAGTACGCCCGCCACACGCTCATCGAGATGAACATCTCCCTCGTGCGGTTCGCGGCCGGACGGTTCCGGGGCCGCGGTCACGACATGGAGGACATCGTCCAGACCGGCATGATCGGTCTGATCAAGGCGATCGACCGGTTCGAGCTGTCGCGCGAGGTGGAGTTCACGTCGTTCGCGCTGCCGTACATCGTCGGCGAGATCAAGCGGTTCTTCCGTGACACCACGTGGGCCGTGCACGTCCCGCGGCGGCTTCAGGAACTGCGGGTCGAACTGGCCAAGGCACGCGACGAGCTCTCCAGCCGGCTGGACCGCGAGCCGACCGTCGCGGAGCTGGCCACGCTGATGGACATCACCGAGGACGAGGTGGTCGAGGGCCAGCTGGCCGCCAACGGGTACAACTCCTCGTCGCTGGACGCCGCGCTCACCGGTGACGGGCCCCAGGACGGAGAGGCGGTCCTGGCGGACTTCATCGGAGTGGAGGAGCACGGGCTGCGGCTCGTGGAGGACTTCCAGTCCCTGGCCCCGCTCATGGCCGAACTCAGCGACCGTGACCGGGAGATACTCCGACTGCGGTTCGTGGAGGAGGCCACCCAGACGGAGATCGGCGAGCGGCTCGGCTGCTCGCAGATGCACGTCTCGCGGCTGATCAAACGCATCATCAGCCGGCTGCGCAAGGGCATGCTGGGCGAGCTCGGCTGCGCGTGAGAGGTGAGGGACGAGGCGGCGCCGGAACGCGGCGCCGCTCCCCCGCCGCTCCGCGGCCCCCACGGCTCACGGCGTGGGGGGCCGCGCGGGGCGGCGCGCGGCCTGGCGGGCCGGTGGGCTCGTACTCGTAGGTGGGCTGCTCGTAGGTCGGCTCAGTGCGCGAGGGCCATCATCGCGCGGACGCGCTTGCCCACGGGGACGCGCTCGGCGATGACCTCCGAGGCGAGGGCGTGCACGATCTCCAGACCGTGCCGGCCGACGCGCTCGGGATCCCGCGGGAAGGCCCGGGGCAGCGCGACGCTGCTGTCGTAGACGGACACCGTGATCGCCGCGTCCGTGCCCTCCAGCTCCAGGATGTACGGGCCGTCGCTGTGCCGGTCCGCGTTGGTGACCAGTTCACTGACCACGAGGAGCAGCTCTCCGTCGGTCCGCTGGTCGATGCTGACGCCCCATTGGGTCCTGAGCTGGTCGAGGAAAAGCGAGGCGAAGGTCCGCGCCGCGGCGATGCTTCCCGGTTCGCCGGTGTAGTGCGCCGCCCGCCGAAGCGGTTCCACGGTCACATCGAAACCAGTCGGTATCACTGCCCCGTCCAGGTACTCGAACATGCTTTTCTCTCTCGAAGCCGATCTGGCCAGACACTGCTGCACCAGTGCACGTACCCCGAGCGGGGCCCCACAGTCCCGGTCGCGCGTTCGCGAACGCGCACACACGTGCCGCGGTGCTTGTCACCCGGACACGACGAGGGTATCGGAGCGGGTGGGGTGGGACAGCTCACACCAGGAGGAAGGGGAAGCGCCCGGCCAGCCCAGGGCTCCAGGGGCTGACCCGGGGCAGACGAGGGCGACGTCACGGTCCGCAGGGACGCCGACTGCGAGCCGGGGGCCGCCGGCAGCGGTTCCCAGTGGGACGCGAGCGTCAAAGGACGCGGGCTCGGCCTTGGGCACCCCGGGAACCCCGGCTCGGACGCCCACCGGACCGCTGCGGCTCGAGAGGAGGGCGACTCCTCCTTCGGCGGCTCCGAGGGCAGGCCTTGGCCGGGCCGCCGGGCGACTGGGGCGCCCCGGGCGACAGGCGCACCGGAGCCGGCTTCCCCTTGGGCGGCTTCACCGGGTCCACCCGGTGCTCCGGTCGCTGGGTGGGCTGGTCCTTGTGACCTTCGTCGCCCCGGTGCCGGTGGAACAGCAGCAGGTCCAGGGGCATGGTGGGCCAGGTGAGGCCGAGGTCTTCCAGGCCGGCAGCCCGGACCGGGGGCCGACGTGGGTGGGCCTCAAGCCGGGGCTCGTCAGCGCGCCGCTCTACTTCCGCGTCGCGGCGGGTTCGTAGAGGCGGAGCACGCGCGAGATCGCGAAGCCGTAGACGGCGGACAGGGCGGCGAGCATGCCCATGTTGCTCAGCCACGTCCCGGGCGAGTGCCGGAAGAACGGGTCGGCGGTCAGCGGGCCGGGGACGGTACGGGTCAGGTCGACGGTGCCGGCCATCGCGCCCAGGCCCCACCGCGAGGGCACCAGCCAGGACAGCTGCTCCAGGCCTGGCACGCCGTGCAGCTTGAGCAGGGCTCCGCAGAAGACGACCTGGACGAGGGTCAGCAGCACCAGAAGCGGTATCGTCGCCTTCTCCTTGCGGACCACGGCCGAGACCAGCAGGCCGAGCATCATCGAGGTGAAGGCGAGCAGGGCCACGGCGAGGGTGAGTTCGACGAGCGGTGGCATCAGCACGCCGCCGCGCGGGGCGTTGAGACCGACCCCGAGCAGGCCGACCAGGGTGAGCACCACCGCCTGGAGCACGGTGATCGCGCCGAGGACGACGACCTTCGACAGGAGGTACGCCGATCTGGGGAGGCCGACGGCCCGCTCCCGCTGGTAGATGACGCGTTCCCTGACCAGCTCGCGCACGGCGTCGGCGGTGCCGGTGAGCACGCCGCCGACGCACAGGGTGAGCACGACGTTCATCGCGGTCTGCGAGCTGAGGCTGCTCCCCGCGACGACCCGGGCCAGCGCGCCCATGACGAACGGCAGCCCGATGATGGTGGCGAGGAAGATCCGGTCGGCGCTGAGCGCCGCGGTGTAGCGGCGCACCAGGGTGCCGAACTGGGCGCCCCAGCTGCGCGGCCGGGGCGGTGGGCCCACCTCGACCGGGGCGGTGCGCGGCACGTGCGGCTGGGCGGCGGAGCCGACGACGTACTGCTGGTGGTACCGCGAGGCGCGGAACTCGCCGGCCCAGTCGCGGTCGCGGTCCTGCTCGAACGCCTCGAAGGCCTGCGGCCAATGGTCGAAGCCGAAGAAGGGGAGGGCCTCGTCGGGGGGACCGTAGTAGGCGACGCCGCCGCCCGGCGCCAGCACGAGCAGGCGGTCGCAGACGCCGAGGCTGAGCGCGCTGTGGGTGACGACGATGACGGTGCGCCCGGTGCGGCCGTCGTCGGCGAGGCCGCGCAGCATCTGCATCACCGAGTGCTCCATGTCGGGGTCGAGGCCGGCGGTCGGCTCGTCGAGGAAGAGAAGGGACGGTTTGGTGAGCAGCTCCAGGGCGACGCTGACCTGTTTGCGCTGGCCGCCGGAGAGGCTGTGCACGGGCTGCCGTATCCGTTCCCACAGCCCCAGTTCGCGGACGACCTCCTCGATCCGGTTCTCGCGCTCGGCCTTCGTGGTGTCCTCGGGGAAGCGCAGCTCGGCCGCGTGGTCGAGGGCACTGTGCGCGGTCAGCTGGACGTGCAGGATGTCGTCCTGGGGGACGAGGCCGATGCGCTGGCGCAGTTCGGCGTGGTCGCGGTAGAGGTCGCGGCCGTCGTAGAGGACGGTGCCGTGGTCGGCGGGCCGCTGTCCGGTGAGGGCGCCGAGCAGGGCGGACCTGCCCGCGCCGCTGGGGTCGACCACTCCGAGCAGGCACTTCTCCCCCACCGGGAAGGAGACGTGGTCGAGGAGGACCTTACGGCCGTGGTCGACGGTGACGGTGAGGTCCTGGACGTCGAGGGAGACCTCGCCGGTGTCGACGTACTCCTGGAGTCCGTCGCCGACGAGGCAGAACGCGGAGTGGCCGATGCCGATGATGTCGCCGGGGACGACGGGGGCGCGGGTGACGGGCCGGCCGTTGAGGAAGGTGCCGTTGTGGCTGCCGAGGTCGGCGATCTCGTACGTGCCGTCGGCGTGGGCGCACAGCTCGGCGTGCCGGCGGGAGACGAGCAGGTCGTCGACGACGAGGTCGCTGTCGGCGGCCCGGCCGATGCGGACGGTGCGGGTGGGCAGCGGCCGTACGGTGGCGGGCTTCCGGAAGGTCGCGGTCCGGGCGGGCATCGAGACGGCCGAGGGGCGCTCCGGGTCGGGGGCGGGGCAGGGGGCCAGCTGGGCGCGGGGGCCGTCGGCGGGGTTGCCGAAGCGCAGGACGCTGCCGGGTCCGATGTCGGAGGCGTTGACGCGGCGGCCGTCGGCGTAGGTGCCGTTGGTGCTCTGCTCGTCCTCGATCAGCCAGTGGCCGTCCGCGGGCCGCAGCACCGCGTGGTGCCACGAGACCCGGGCATCGTCGAGGACGATGTCGCTCAACGGATCGCGTCCGACGTGGTAGTCGCGGCCCGGACTCATGATCGTGGAGCCCCTGTCGGTCTCCAGGACGAGTTCGGGCGCCGCCGGGGCGACCGACCGCTCCGCCATGGCCAGAATTCTACCGATTCGCTCAGATGTGCGCCGGGCGGACACGGAGAGCGGGAGCGGGAGCGGCCGTGGAAGCGAGGGGGCGGGCGGCAGATGCCAGATGCCAGATGCCAGTGTCAGATGTCAGGCCACGGGAACGATGAGCGCCGGCAGGGTGCGGTGCATGCGCTGCATCCGCAGGGCATCGACGGACTCCGCGAGGAGCTCGTACTCGGTGGTGTCGTCGCGGGTGGCGATCCGCACCAATCGTCCGCCGGCCAATTCCTCGGCGACGAGCCCTTGTTGGCCGACGTCGGCGCACCAGGCGCGCAGTTTGGCGGGCACGTCGGGCACGGTGTCGGCCACGGGGACGAGCACGCCGGTCGGTAAGTTCGAGGTCTCGGGGCTCGGGTCGAGGCGTTCGGCGATCCAGGAGGCGCGGTCGCGTAACCACCACAGCGCCAACGCCAGGGTCGGTGCCCGGTAGGTGCCGAGCGGTACCCCGATGCGCCGGCCGTCGCAGGTGCCGTACGCGGTGACGTGGCACAGGAATTCGTCGTGCACGCTCATCACTCCCCCGTCGCGCAGTTCGCGGGTGGCGGCTTGCCTCGCTTTCTGGTGGTTCCCGTGCGGCAAAATGCCCCCGGAGTTCGAGTATCTTCACTCTTGAAACACTGTCACCATGACTTTTTGGCCAGTCTCTTGACATATACGCCGACTGTGACGGCCGAAATGAATACGGTCGCCGCGGTGTGTCACCACGGCGACCGAGAGGCGCCTTGCATTACCTGAGGTAATCCGCCGGTTTCCGACGGCGGAGTTCGGGACTAACGTCCGATGATGGCGTCGATCCTGGCCAGTTCGTCCGCGTCGAAGTCGAGGTTGCGGATCGTGGCGACGCTGTCCTCGATCTGTCGCGCGCTGCTCGCGCCGACGAGCGCCGAGGTGACGCGGCCGCCGCGCAGCACCCAGGCCAGGGCGAGTTGGGCCAGGCTCTGGCCGCGGTCCTTGGCGAGCGTGTCGAGGGCGCGCAGCTTGTCCACCAGTTCCCCGGTCACCGCGTCCGAGGAGAGGAAGGGGCTGTCGCTCGCGGCGCGGGAACCCTCGGGGATTCCGTCGAGGTAGCGGTCGGTGAGCAGGCCCTGCTCCAGCGGGGAGTAGACGATCGAGCCGACCTGGAGTTCGTCGAGGACGTCGAGGACGCCCTCGTCCTCGGGGCGGCGGTCGAGCATCGAGTAGCGGGGCTGGTGGATGAG includes the following:
- a CDS encoding aminoglycoside phosphotransferase family protein; translated protein: MCAQKMRPDEVDIDPALVHRLIAAQFPVWASLPVERLDSSGTENAMFRLGADLVVRLPRYPGAVADVAHEQLWLPRLGPLLPVATPEPLGRGEPGEDFPWPWSVYRWLEGRNPVAGAVEEPEQLAKELGAFVAALRRIDRHGAPANHRGVPLATRDAETREAIARLDGRIDTAAVTALWEEALRVPEHTGPPVWAHADLSPGNVLVAAGRLGAVIDFGTAGVGDPAVDLIVAWNLLPASARPAFWEAVGAGDAEWARGRGWALSISLIQLPYYWDTNPRLAENSRHVIGELLAE
- a CDS encoding ATP-binding protein; the protein is MFEYLDGAVIPTGFDVTVEPLRRAAHYTGEPGSIAAARTFASLFLDQLRTQWGVSIDQRTDGELLLVVSELVTNADRHSDGPYILELEGTDAAITVSVYDSSVALPRAFPRDPERVGRHGLEIVHALASEVIAERVPVGKRVRAMMALAH
- a CDS encoding zinc-binding alcohol dehydrogenase family protein, which produces MRAWTVWQPAPVEEDPLRLVERPVPVPGPGELLVHVRACGVCRTDLHVAEGDLPVRREGVTPGHEVVGVVAGLGAGVEGFAEGDRVGVAWLRHTDGTCAYCLRGAENLCPRSEYTGWDADGGYAEYTTVPADFAYRLPGSVDDVSLAPLLCAGIIGYRALRRTSLPPGGRLGLYGFGGSAHLCAQLALAESATVHVLTRGAAARRLARALGAASARDAYDAPPEPLDGAILFAPVGDLVPLALRALDRGGVLSVAGIHLSDVPPLHYESDLFYEKELRSVTSNTRADGREFLVLATLHGVRATTHTYPLSQALQALKDLKAGRFDGAAVLVNDLS
- a CDS encoding geranyl diphosphate 2-C-methyltransferase; the encoded protein is MTTAPVAARSATAPVPTQSTYQNRVADYWNAEENPVNLELGQIDDLYHHHYGVGEADWSVLDEADPALRRDRITAELHRLEHAQAELLAAHLGPLTPADRVFDAGCGRGGGSITANLRYGCHADGVTISAKQADFANEQARRRDVADKVRYHLRNMLDTGFETGAYAASWNNESTMYVELDLLFAEHARLLRRGGRYVTITGCYNDTYGRASREVSLINAHYICDIHPRSEYFRAMARNRLVPVHVEDLTAATIPYWELRKQADHLVTGVEDTFLDAYRNGSFQYLLIAADRV
- a CDS encoding VOC family protein, giving the protein MSSTDGFTTCLWFDGQAEEAAHFYVSVFKNSSIGRIERHNEATMGAPGSVLTIEFTANGQKFVGLNGGPEFKFTEAISFQIFCADQEEVDYYWNKLTENGGEGGPCGWLKDKYGVSWQVIPEGLIEMIGDADPQKALRATQAMMSMGKLDIAELRKAYAGA
- a CDS encoding ribonuclease H — protein: MRERVVAACDGASKGNPGPAGWAWVVSEDERTPSRWEAGPLGRATNNVAELTALEQLLTATDPDVPIEIRMDSQYAMKAVTTWLPGWKRNGWKTAAGKPVANRELVVRIDELLDGRSVEFRYVAAHQVDGDPLNDFADRAASQAASVQESAGSALGSPVPPPSPDTPAAAPRRKSPRAKAGSGSSSRTLKAKFAGRCVCGRSYAAGESIAKNPQGWGHPECRTAAD
- a CDS encoding RNA polymerase sigma factor SigF — its product is MTTAGIRQGTVVAESEQNALPGIKDPSTIAPRDARQLSRQFFKRLDELEEGTHEYQYARHTLIEMNISLVRFAAGRFRGRGHDMEDIVQTGMIGLIKAIDRFELSREVEFTSFALPYIVGEIKRFFRDTTWAVHVPRRLQELRVELAKARDELSSRLDREPTVAELATLMDITEDEVVEGQLAANGYNSSSLDAALTGDGPQDGEAVLADFIGVEEHGLRLVEDFQSLAPLMAELSDRDREILRLRFVEEATQTEIGERLGCSQMHVSRLIKRIISRLRKGMLGELGCA
- a CDS encoding VOC family protein, producing MAVQPEGTPCWADAMFTDIDGAKRFYGDVLGWDFGGAASEYGNYTEASVDGKAVAAVVPPMPGQEGQSQWCLYFSSPDAAATAAKIREHGGEVLMEPMEVGEFGTMCLAREPSGAVFGVWQPGTHEGFEAKGTPGAYCWAEVFTREPEKTDAFFTEVFPYTAKQMEDDAVDFRIFDVGDETVLGRMRMTDEFPPEVPSYINVYFTVDDCDEAVSKATGQGAVLRFGPVTTPFGRFAALTDPQGANFSVIDITTTEGEMPATRPV
- a CDS encoding family 2 encapsulin nanocompartment cargo protein terpene cyclase, with protein sequence MTAPPNTYTLPGPPNLARSLRPERRTGAIPGLLYRPAVPADAEKVREIDVRLEAWARELDLFPAAWQGDFAGFQFGRAVVLQHPGALDLDRLTAAGKLLLAENVVDSCYCEEDEGRGGARRGLGGRLILAQSAIDPYHGVPELEEEWREGMRADGPLRSYHFALQDFSSFATPSQTDRFVHDIARLHLGYLAEAAWAETRYVPRVWEYLVMRQFNNFRPCLSIVDAVDGYELPEQVYARPEIQRITALACNATTIVNDLYSFTKELASDPDHLNLPQVVAANDRCGLKGAYLKAVEIHNRIMEAFEEESALLSATSPLVERYARGLAAWVSGNHEWHATNTHRYHLPDYW